Part of the Nycticebus coucang isolate mNycCou1 chromosome 22, mNycCou1.pri, whole genome shotgun sequence genome, CTAGGCAGAGGGAATGGCCAGTGCAAAGGGCCAGGCACAGAAGCAGCCTTGTCCACACTCTGTGCCTTCAATGGGGGAAGGGTCTCTGAGGCCCCTCCCTCTCCTGAGAGATGTCATCCAGGTGCAAGCTGCATCCAGGGCTCCTTCATTGGCCAGCTATACAATTCACAGCCAGCATAGTCAGTGCTGATGATATGGGCACCCACCAACAATCGTATGGGCAGGTACTAAtgttatccctgttttacagatgaggaaataggcaCAGAGAGCTGAAGAAACTTCCCCGGGTCACAGGGCTGGAAAACAGGAATGGGGATTTGAATCTAATCTACGCTCCCGACCGTCTCCGTGACCACCTCCACCTGCTAAGCACCCTAAACTCACCACCCCAGCCTGAAGTGCATCACCTTCCCCAGCCTcaccctctcctcttcctgtATTTCTCGCCACTTAGTTTTCCCCCTGCCCTGAACCCAAGCCCAGAACCTGCCTGGAGGACCCTGACTGCAGCCTGTGGTGGGGGGAAGATTCGATGGGGGCTGGGATCTGGGTCCCAGGACTGGCCACAAACTCTGCTGGCCGGTTCCCTGAGATTTAGTCCGGGCAGGGATGGGGCAGAGGgagctctgtctctctccctgtctcaccCTAAGATGCTTAAGAGGAGAGGCTGAGAGGGGCCTGTGCTGAGGACTCAGCTGCCTGGTTCTTTGCATCCAAGTTCTTCCCGGCTCCCCATCTCCTGCTGCTTCAGGGAAACGCACCACCCCCCTTTCCAGATCCTTGAATAAATAATTCAGGTTTTGAGATCTTGCCAGGTCCGCCCCTCCAAACTGTGAGGGCGCTATTGGACTGACATAAGTGACGTCACCCAGCTCCTTATCCAAGCCGCAGCATCACCGCGACCTAACCTGGCAGTAACTTACCAGCCTGGTCACTATCAATCCAGACCCTCTACCCCGGAGCCCACTGGCCACTGTCCCTGCTATCTTCATTCCAAGACCCTATGACCCTCATCACTTAGCTTTCTCAAACCTCAGTACTTCAGCACTTCTGACAGGGTTATGGTGACCTGAAGTTCCATCACCTGGATTCTCCATCTTCCCTGGCCACCGTCTCTGCCACTCTAGGATCCCTAACGCCATCATGCTGCAGAGTCACCCTGACAATGCTATGGTTGCTCTAGGGGCTTCTCCCTCTACCGTCAGCGTCCCACAGACACCATCCCCCAAGATCCTGTCACTATGCTCATAACGTCACTGTCAcccacctccctgctccctcgTGCTCCTGTCACCATCACCTCAGGGCCCCATCCTTTCAGCAACCCCATCAACCTCATAGGGACGCCCATTCAGCCTCATCACAAGATCTTTCGTCACCTGAATTTCGTTAACGTCTCTCTGTCACCCGAGGGTTCCAGCACCCCACAGTTTATTCaagtcccctttcctctccccctatCACTTTCCCTGCAGCTTCCCCAAGACTTCTCCAAGACTCTGGCACCAGCGACCCTGAAACCCCCAGCCCGCAGAGGGCGCCGCGTCAAGGACAGCGCGGGCCGACTAGAGAGGGGGCGGGGCCGCGACCACGGTCGCTTTTTATGAATGGGGGAGCGGGCGGTGCGAGGCCTCATTACTATGCCGCGCTGCGCGCTCTGCGCCCAAGCACGCCACACCCATTGGCCGACCGGGCCACTGACGTCACCGAGCCGGTggccgggggcggggcggggtgaCTCACGCCGCTTCTCCCGCGGCCGCGGGGGCTTCTCGGGGTCCGCGCACGCCCTGCGCTGACAGGACCCGAGCGGAGCCTCCCCGCGGCCCGGCCGCGCCCGGTCCTGAGCGGTAAGTAGTGGGCCCCGCGACGGGCACCAGAGTCCGGGGGACATGAAGGATGCTGGGGCACTGGGCGGGCGGAAGGCTCTTAGCTGCTGGCTAGGGTCCGAGGTCGAGACTGAGATTCTGGGTTAGCAGGTATGGGCCCAAATGCTCGGGTGTTGGTCACTTGAATGACCCCGCGAAGGATGAGCATTCCTGAAGGGACCTGGAGGGACGGATGGTCATCTGAGATTGAGCCAACAGAAGGTATCTGGGGCAGGTACCCAGACGTCTGAGCAGCAGGAGGTGTCGGACTTAGGCATCCAGGTATCCGGGCAGGAGGCGAGTCAGGCCCAAGATCCAGGAAGCCGGGCAGAAAGAGAGGACTGACTCTGGGTCCCAGGCTTCCAATAAGGGGTGCCTGTTCCAGAGACCCAAGGGTTCAGGCAAAAGAGTAGTCTAGCCAGGGGCAGAAGTCTaggagggtgtgtgtgtagggggtgcTGAGTTCCCAGGTGTTATCCCAGGAAAGGGGGGTGGTGACTGGCAGGAGCCTCACGCGCATTCCTCGGGGCGGAGCCTGGGACTGGCAGTACTGAGAATCGTGAGGGGTCTGGGAGCCTCAGAATGGAGTGAGCAGTCATCCTCGTTGAAGGGAGGGATCAGAGCTGCTCTCAGTTCTGAGATGTTTGTCTCCCCCAGcttgagtcttttttttgttttttttggtttttggccggggttaggtttgaacccaccacttccggcatatgggaccagcgccctactccttgagccacaggcgccaccctcccccAGCTTGAATCTTTCTGGGCATCCTATGGGTCCCAACTCACTTATGGTAGCCCTTCATCTGGCTCTCCTCTGGTAATACATGTGGGACAAAGAGGTCTGCAGGACCCAGCGGACAGGAAGGGGAGTGAATAGACCCAAGACGCAGGTCGCTAGGAAAAGAGACCCTTGTTTCAAGGGGTGGAATCATAGGAGACCATAAAGGTATCCTGAGAAGAGCCCTGGCCTGAATAGGgagaaaagggcggtgcctgtggctcaaaggagtagggtgccggccccatatgctggaagcagtgggttcaaacccagcccccgccaaaaaccgcaaaaaaaaggagaaaaggcttTGGGACCCCACCAGGTATCCTCAGGGCACTTCACTTCCTCCAGACCCTTCCTCCAAGCATTCAGCCCTGCCAGATTCTCACAGGGCCTTTCTCCTGCAGGTACCATGATGTGGGGTGCAGGAGGCCCTCTAGCCTGGCtctcagctggcccaggcagtGTGAATGTGAGCAGCGTGGATCCAGCTGAGGGGTCCACAGGCCCAGCTACACCGCTGCGCTCACCTAGGGCCTGGGACGTGGTGCTGTGCATCTCAGGCACCCTGGTGTCCTGTGAGAATGCGCTGGTGGTGGCCATCATCGTGGGCACTCCTGCCTTCCGTGCCCCTATGTTCCTGCTGGTGGGCAGCCTGGCTGTGGCAGACctgttggcaggcctgggcctagTCCTGCACTTTGCTGCTGTCTTCTGCATCGGCTCAATGGAGATGAGCCTGGTGCTGGTTGGTGTGCTGGCAATGGCCTTTACTGCCAGCATTGGCAGTCTACTGGCCATCACTGTTGACCGCTACCTTTCTCTGTACAATGCCCTCACCTACTACTCAGAGACAACAGTGACACGGACCTACGTGATGCTGGCCCTAGTGTGGGGGTGTGCCCTGGGCCTGGGGCTGCTGCCTGTGCTGGCTTGGAACTGCCTGGATGGCCTAACCACATGTGGTGTGGTGTATCCACTCTCCAAGAACCATCTGGTGGTCCTAGCCATTGCCTTCTTTATGGTGTTTGGCATCATGCTGCAGCTCTATGCCCAGATCTGCCGCATCGTCTGCCGCCATGCCCAGCAGATTGCCCTCCAGCGGCACCTGCTGCCCGCCTCCCACTATGTGGCCACCCGCAAGGGCATTGCCACACTGGCCGTGGTGCTTGGAGCCTTTGCTGCCTGCTGGTTGCCCTTCACAGTCTACTGCCTGCTGGGTGATGACCACTACCCGTCCCTCTATACCTATCTCACCCTGCTCCCTGCCACCTACAACTCCATGATCAACCCCATCATCTATGCTTTCCGCAATCAGGATGTGCAGAAGGTGTTGTGGGCCATCTGCTGCTGCTGTTCCTCTTCCAAAATCCCCTTCCGATCCCGCTCCCCCAGTGATGTCTAGTCACATCATGGTGACCCTTGAGCCCTGATCACTACAGAATTCCAGAATGTTAGGTTCTCCAGGACTTTGTTTCAAACCCCCAGCTCACACCCCCAAGATCCAGCTGGTTCTGGAGTTCTAGGATATTGGGTGTTTCAAGATTCTATTCAGATCCCTGTGGGGGTCCAGCTGGCTCCAAGGTTCTAGAATGTTCAGGTGGTTAGGGTTCCACTCAGAAATATCCCACAGCCCAGCTGGCTTGCAGTTCCAGAATGCTGGGAGTTTTACAGTGCCATTCTAAGTCCCAGACCTTCCCTGTATCCCAAACTTGACCTTGACCATTGTCACTTaactttgaatttctgagctagTTAGAGAGATTTAATCACATAGTTGCCTAGATAAAAGAAAGATTTATCTCTATATATGTGCACATACAAAGAGCTTAtctatttatgatttatttatttaaatttatttatggatggttaggggaaaaaaaaagagaccacACCTTGAAATCCAGGCCATACCAGGGTACCCCCAGGCCCCACACCCCCATTTCTGACCTCAGTTCCTgtggggggaaagggagaaagagaaacaacgtattttgttatcatttttgtttattttttatcgaAGAGATCATAGAAACCAGAGCCTTCTCCCCAGGCCCGCTCTCCTCGGGTTTGTAGGGGAACACACCAGCctctggttttttatttttgtaagaagCCATCACCTGAGCAACCGAGAATTCCTCTGCGCTGGGGGCCGgctgccctctggtggccatTTGGGGGAAACTGCAGCCCGGCCCGACAGCCTGGACCAGGACGCTCAACTCCAACTCTGCTCCAAGCTCTGCGTCCAGTGCCACAGCCAGGACCTGGGGGCCAGGCCTCACCCTCTGGTGCCCTAGAGAAGGCGGGGCATGAGCCAACACCCCACCCTTC contains:
- the GPR3 gene encoding G-protein coupled receptor 3, which gives rise to MMWGAGGPLAWLSAGPGSVNVSSVDPAEGSTGPATPLRSPRAWDVVLCISGTLVSCENALVVAIIVGTPAFRAPMFLLVGSLAVADLLAGLGLVLHFAAVFCIGSMEMSLVLVGVLAMAFTASIGSLLAITVDRYLSLYNALTYYSETTVTRTYVMLALVWGCALGLGLLPVLAWNCLDGLTTCGVVYPLSKNHLVVLAIAFFMVFGIMLQLYAQICRIVCRHAQQIALQRHLLPASHYVATRKGIATLAVVLGAFAACWLPFTVYCLLGDDHYPSLYTYLTLLPATYNSMINPIIYAFRNQDVQKVLWAICCCCSSSKIPFRSRSPSDV